Proteins encoded in a region of the Thermus sp. LT1-2-5 genome:
- a CDS encoding uroporphyrinogen-III synthase, with protein sequence MRIAYAGLRRREEFKALAEKLGFTPLLLPAQSTEKVPVPEYQDHLRELAQGVDLFLATTGVGVRDLLEGGRALGLGLEAALAQAHRLARGAKAARVLREEGLPPQATGDGTSPSLIPLLPPGPGKAALQLYGKPLPLLEGALVQRGYRVLPLMPYRHLPNPQGIRALEAAIQEGAVEAVAFVAALQVEFLFEGAADPEALRETLNARVKAVAVGRVTADALREWGVKPFYVDETERLGSMLQGFKKALFQEAV encoded by the coding sequence ATGCGTATCGCCTACGCCGGCCTAAGGCGGCGCGAGGAGTTCAAAGCCTTGGCGGAAAAGCTGGGCTTCACTCCCCTCCTCCTCCCCGCCCAGAGCACGGAAAAGGTACCCGTGCCCGAGTACCAGGACCACCTCCGGGAACTGGCGCAAGGGGTGGACCTCTTCCTCGCCACCACCGGGGTGGGGGTGCGGGACCTCCTGGAGGGAGGTAGGGCCCTGGGCCTGGGCCTCGAGGCCGCCCTAGCCCAAGCCCACCGCCTGGCCCGGGGCGCCAAGGCGGCCCGGGTCCTGCGGGAGGAGGGGTTGCCCCCTCAGGCCACGGGGGACGGCACGAGCCCAAGCCTCATCCCCCTCCTCCCCCCGGGCCCCGGCAAGGCGGCGCTCCAGCTTTACGGCAAGCCCCTCCCCCTCTTGGAAGGGGCCTTGGTGCAACGGGGGTACAGGGTTCTCCCCCTCATGCCCTACCGCCATCTGCCCAACCCCCAGGGCATCCGGGCCCTGGAGGCGGCGATCCAAGAGGGAGCCGTGGAGGCGGTGGCCTTCGTGGCTGCCCTTCAGGTGGAGTTCCTCTTCGAAGGGGCAGCGGACCCCGAGGCGCTAAGGGAAACCCTCAACGCCCGGGTAAAGGCGGTGGCCGTGGGCCGCGTCACCGCGGACGCCCTAAGGGAGTGGGGGGTGAAGCCCTTCTATGTGGACGAAACCGAGCGCTTGGGCAGCATGCTCCAGGGCTTCAAGAAGGCCCTTTTCCAGGAGGCGGTATGA
- a CDS encoding bifunctional precorrin-2 dehydrogenase/sirohydrochlorin ferrochelatase — translation MTYFPLMLDLRDRPVLLLAGGPETGAKLQALLQAGARVTVLAEEDDWGLSTLEREGRIRWLRRGYREGDLQGYFLVVSHPKDKAIHPRVKAEAERRQVFLVAVDDPENASAILPAVLRRGELLVALSTSGAAPALAVRLKERLAQLFPEAYGELVAFLRTLRPKIAQIPSFEERKQLWYRIVDQALEALDLDPKEGLTQAIAQAEKALAEEVTAWTR, via the coding sequence ATGACCTATTTCCCCTTGATGCTAGACCTCAGGGACCGCCCCGTCCTCCTCCTGGCGGGAGGGCCCGAAACCGGGGCCAAGCTCCAGGCCCTCCTCCAGGCCGGGGCCCGGGTCACGGTCCTGGCGGAGGAGGACGATTGGGGCCTCTCGACCCTGGAACGGGAAGGGAGGATCCGCTGGCTCCGGCGGGGCTACCGGGAAGGGGACCTACAGGGCTACTTCCTGGTGGTAAGCCACCCCAAGGACAAGGCCATCCATCCCCGGGTCAAGGCGGAGGCGGAGCGGCGGCAGGTTTTCCTCGTGGCCGTGGACGATCCGGAAAACGCCAGCGCCATCCTCCCCGCCGTCCTCCGCCGCGGGGAGCTCCTCGTGGCCCTTTCCACCTCAGGGGCCGCACCCGCTTTGGCCGTGCGCCTCAAGGAACGGCTGGCCCAACTGTTTCCCGAGGCCTATGGGGAGCTTGTGGCCTTCCTCCGCACCCTCCGGCCCAAAATCGCCCAAATCCCGAGCTTTGAGGAACGGAAACAGCTCTGGTACCGCATCGTGGACCAGGCCCTGGAAGCGTTGGACCTAGACCCTAAGGAAGGTTTAACTCAGGCCATAGCCCAGGCCGAGAAGGCCCTAGCCGAGGAGGTGACGGCATGGACAAGGTGA
- a CDS encoding phosphoadenylyl-sulfate reductase, producing MDKVKAAQTLVKEALTQSNSPCFTCSFQAEDVVVLHLLLEAKPDIPVLFLDTGYHFPEVYAYRDELQRRLGFSLVNLTPALSRAAQEARYGRLYETDPHRCCQIRKVEPLFQALEGYDTWFTGLRREQSPTRAHLQPLEEALLPSGHRLRKVSPLYDWTLKEVFAYLAVQDLPYLPLYDQGYLSIGCAPCTAKPLDPTDPRSGRWAGKGKLECGIHLHGKEG from the coding sequence ATGGACAAGGTGAAGGCGGCCCAGACCCTGGTGAAGGAAGCCCTGACCCAAAGCAATAGCCCCTGCTTCACCTGCAGCTTCCAGGCGGAGGACGTGGTGGTGCTCCACCTTCTCCTGGAGGCCAAGCCCGATATCCCTGTCCTTTTCCTAGACACCGGTTACCACTTCCCCGAGGTCTACGCCTACCGGGACGAGCTGCAAAGGCGGTTGGGCTTCAGCCTGGTAAACCTCACCCCCGCCCTCTCCCGGGCGGCGCAGGAAGCCCGCTACGGGCGGCTTTACGAAACCGATCCCCACCGCTGCTGCCAGATCCGCAAGGTGGAGCCCCTGTTCCAGGCCCTGGAAGGGTACGATACCTGGTTCACCGGGCTTAGGCGGGAGCAGTCCCCCACCCGGGCCCACCTCCAGCCCCTGGAGGAAGCCCTCCTCCCCTCAGGACACCGATTGAGGAAGGTGAGCCCCCTCTACGACTGGACGCTCAAGGAGGTCTTCGCCTACCTGGCGGTCCAGGACCTCCCCTACCTGCCCCTTTACGACCAGGGCTACCTCTCCATCGGCTGCGCCCCCTGCACCGCAAAGCCCTTGGACCCCACGGACCCCCGCTCGGGGCGCTGGGCGGGCAAGGGGAAGCTGGAGTGCGGCATCCACCTCCACGGGAAGGAGGGGTAG
- a CDS encoding sulfite exporter TauE/SafE family protein, translated as MAFLLGFLIAFAIGVTGVGAGTVTAPLLILALGLPPEAAVGTALLFGFLVKVPAGAVYLARRQVAPKALGRLLLGGVPGVLLGSLLLTGLKGAKDLVLLLVGFTVVVSAALGIWRSLRRHVLGQERPGLLPPAAFGIGLEVGFSSAGAGALGTLLLLYATRLSPQQVVGTDLLFGLVLALLGSGVHLLFGQVDLGLLLALAAGGVLGATLGALSATRLPKEPLRLALLLWLLFIGGQLIYQGVVHG; from the coding sequence ATGGCCTTTCTCCTAGGCTTCCTCATCGCCTTCGCCATCGGGGTCACGGGGGTGGGCGCGGGAACCGTCACCGCCCCCCTCCTCATCCTGGCCCTGGGGCTTCCCCCGGAGGCGGCGGTGGGCACGGCGCTCCTCTTTGGCTTCCTGGTCAAGGTTCCGGCGGGGGCGGTCTACCTTGCCCGCCGCCAGGTGGCCCCCAAGGCGCTCGGGCGCCTCCTCCTGGGGGGCGTGCCGGGGGTGCTCCTGGGGAGCCTCCTCCTCACGGGGCTCAAGGGGGCCAAGGACCTCGTCCTCCTCTTGGTGGGCTTCACCGTGGTGGTCTCCGCGGCCCTAGGGATCTGGCGGAGCCTCCGCAGGCATGTCCTGGGGCAGGAAAGGCCCGGGCTCCTTCCCCCCGCCGCCTTTGGGATTGGCCTCGAGGTGGGCTTCTCCTCCGCCGGGGCGGGGGCCTTGGGAACCCTTCTCCTTCTCTACGCCACCCGGCTTTCCCCCCAGCAGGTGGTGGGCACGGACCTCCTCTTCGGCTTGGTCCTCGCCCTCTTAGGGAGCGGGGTGCACCTCCTCTTCGGCCAGGTGGACCTTGGCCTCCTCCTGGCCCTGGCCGCCGGGGGCGTCCTGGGCGCCACCTTGGGGGCCCTCTCCGCCACCCGCTTGCCCAAGGAGCCCCTGAGGCTTGCCCTCCTCCTCTGGCTCCTCTTCATCGGGGGGCAACTCATCTACCAGGGGGTGGTCCATGGCTAA
- the cobA gene encoding uroporphyrinogen-III C-methyltransferase has product MAKVYLVGAGPGDPELLTLKAYRLLQKAPVVLHDRLVDGRILDLIPGKKVYVGKEEGESGKQEAIHRLLLAYARRYPFVVRLKGGDPMVFGRGGEEALFLLKHGIPVEVVPGVSSVLSAGLPLTHRGLAHGFAAVSAVLEGGGYPDLTPFAQAPTLVVLMGVRRRVWIAQELLRLGRDPLEPTLFVEQATTPKERRIPARLGEVAQGKVSVKAPALWILGEAVRVLEAPEPLALRR; this is encoded by the coding sequence ATGGCTAAGGTCTACCTGGTGGGGGCAGGCCCGGGCGACCCCGAGCTCCTCACCCTGAAGGCCTACCGCCTCCTGCAAAAGGCTCCCGTGGTCCTCCACGACCGCCTGGTGGATGGGCGCATCCTGGACCTCATCCCGGGGAAGAAGGTCTACGTGGGCAAGGAGGAGGGAGAAAGCGGAAAGCAGGAGGCCATCCACCGCCTCCTCCTCGCCTACGCCCGCCGCTACCCCTTCGTGGTGCGGCTCAAGGGCGGGGACCCCATGGTCTTTGGCCGGGGCGGGGAGGAGGCGCTTTTCCTCCTCAAGCACGGCATCCCCGTGGAGGTGGTGCCAGGGGTGAGCAGCGTGCTCAGCGCGGGCCTCCCCCTCACCCACCGGGGCCTAGCCCACGGCTTCGCTGCGGTTTCAGCGGTTCTTGAGGGGGGCGGCTACCCCGACCTCACCCCCTTCGCCCAAGCCCCCACCCTGGTGGTGCTCATGGGGGTGAGGCGGCGGGTCTGGATCGCCCAAGAACTCCTCCGCCTGGGCCGAGACCCTTTGGAGCCCACCCTCTTCGTGGAGCAGGCCACCACGCCCAAGGAACGCCGCATCCCGGCCCGGCTTGGGGAGGTGGCCCAGGGGAAGGTGTCGGTGAAGGCCCCGGCCCTTTGGATTTTGGGCGAGGCGGTGCGGGTCCTCGAGGCCCCCGAACCCCTCGCGCTAAGGAGGTAG
- a CDS encoding sulfate adenylyltransferase, with protein sequence MVETLPTLEIGEDERLDLENLATGAFAPVRGFMTREEALSVAETLRLPTGEVWTLPILLQTTERPRVGPGDTLALLHQGERVALLHVTDAYALDLKRLAKAVFGTESEAHPGVARLYAKGPYALGGRVEVLKPRARSPLEKTPEEARAHFLERGWRTVVAFQTRNAPHRAHEYLIRLGLELGDGVLAHPILGAKKADDFPTEVILRAYEALLQGFLPQDRVALFGLATPMRYAGPKEAVFHALVRKNFGATHFLVGRDHAGVGDFYDPYAAHRIFDRLPPLGIEILRVGAVFHCPLCGGIASERTCPEAHRERRLSISMTKVRALLREGKTPPPELVRPELLPILRQGV encoded by the coding sequence GTGGTGGAAACCCTTCCTACCCTAGAGATCGGCGAGGACGAGCGCTTGGACCTGGAGAACCTGGCCACGGGGGCCTTCGCCCCCGTCCGGGGCTTCATGACCCGGGAGGAGGCCCTGAGCGTGGCCGAAACCCTACGCCTGCCCACGGGGGAGGTCTGGACCCTCCCCATTCTCCTGCAGACGACCGAGAGGCCCCGGGTGGGCCCGGGGGACACCCTGGCCCTCCTTCACCAAGGGGAGCGGGTGGCCCTCCTGCACGTGACGGACGCCTACGCCCTGGACCTTAAGCGCCTGGCCAAGGCGGTCTTCGGCACGGAGAGCGAAGCCCATCCCGGGGTGGCCCGGCTCTACGCCAAGGGGCCTTACGCCCTTGGGGGCAGGGTGGAGGTGCTCAAACCCCGGGCCCGCAGCCCCCTGGAGAAGACCCCGGAGGAGGCGCGGGCCCACTTCCTGGAGCGGGGCTGGCGCACGGTGGTGGCCTTCCAAACCCGCAACGCCCCCCACCGGGCCCACGAGTACCTCATCCGGCTGGGCTTGGAGCTGGGGGACGGGGTCCTGGCCCACCCCATCCTGGGGGCCAAGAAGGCGGACGATTTCCCCACGGAGGTGATCCTCCGGGCCTACGAGGCCCTCCTCCAGGGGTTCCTCCCCCAGGACCGGGTGGCCCTCTTTGGCCTCGCCACCCCCATGCGCTACGCCGGGCCCAAGGAGGCGGTCTTCCACGCCCTGGTGCGGAAGAACTTCGGGGCCACCCACTTCCTGGTGGGCCGGGACCACGCCGGGGTGGGGGACTTTTACGACCCCTATGCCGCCCACCGCATCTTCGACCGGCTTCCCCCCTTAGGGATAGAGATCCTCCGGGTGGGGGCCGTCTTCCACTGCCCCCTGTGCGGCGGCATCGCCTCGGAAAGGACCTGCCCGGAAGCCCACCGGGAACGGCGGCTTTCCATCAGCATGACCAAGGTGCGCGCCCTCCTCCGGGAAGGGAAGACCCCGCCCCCCGAGCTGGTGCGGCCCGAGCTCCTCCCTATCCTGCGGCAGGGGGTGTAG
- a CDS encoding LLM class flavin-dependent oxidoreductase: protein MELGLYTFGDRTLDPELGRPPTAEERLRRLLEEAELAEETGLALFAVGEHHREDYAVSAPAVVLSAIAAHTRRIRLASAVVVLSSDDPVRVFQQFATLDLLSGGRAELWVGRGSFVESFPLFGYDLRDYEALFEEKLALLLKIREAERVYWPGGRFTQPIPGLGVYPRPKQNPLPLFVAAGGSPESAVRAGRLGLPLVLAVIAGSPKRFLPFVALYRKTAQEHGHTPRLTLAAHGFVAEEDGEAFRLAAPAFLAVMNRIGRERGWQPLTQEYFAWSRGLEGADFIGDPLRVAEKALYWYELFRPERLVLQLTVGTLPHAKVLRAIELLGGEVLPRVQRALATPPAAG from the coding sequence ATGGAGCTAGGCCTGTACACCTTTGGCGACCGGACCCTGGACCCCGAGCTGGGCCGCCCCCCCACGGCGGAGGAACGGCTAAGGCGCCTTTTAGAGGAGGCGGAGCTGGCCGAGGAAACGGGCCTCGCCCTCTTCGCCGTGGGGGAGCACCACCGGGAAGACTATGCGGTGTCGGCCCCGGCGGTGGTCCTTTCCGCCATCGCCGCCCATACCCGGAGGATCCGGCTGGCGAGCGCCGTGGTGGTCCTTTCCTCGGACGATCCCGTCCGGGTCTTCCAGCAGTTCGCCACCCTGGACCTTCTTTCCGGGGGGCGGGCGGAGCTTTGGGTGGGGCGGGGCTCCTTTGTGGAGTCGTTCCCGCTTTTTGGCTATGATCTGCGGGATTACGAGGCCTTGTTTGAGGAAAAGCTCGCCCTTCTCCTGAAAATCCGGGAAGCGGAGAGGGTCTACTGGCCTGGGGGGCGGTTCACCCAGCCCATCCCCGGCCTGGGGGTGTACCCGAGGCCCAAGCAGAACCCCTTGCCCCTCTTCGTGGCGGCCGGCGGCAGCCCTGAGTCCGCGGTGCGCGCCGGGCGGCTTGGGCTTCCCTTGGTCCTCGCCGTCATCGCTGGGAGTCCCAAGCGCTTCCTGCCCTTCGTGGCGCTTTACCGGAAGACCGCCCAGGAGCACGGCCACACCCCCAGGCTCACCCTGGCCGCCCACGGCTTTGTGGCCGAGGAGGATGGGGAAGCCTTCCGCCTCGCCGCCCCCGCCTTCTTGGCGGTGATGAACAGGATCGGGCGGGAGCGGGGGTGGCAGCCTCTGACCCAGGAGTATTTCGCCTGGTCCCGGGGCCTCGAGGGGGCCGACTTCATCGGCGACCCCCTTCGGGTGGCGGAGAAGGCCCTTTACTGGTACGAGCTCTTCCGCCCCGAAAGGCTTGTCCTCCAGCTCACCGTGGGTACCCTGCCCCACGCCAAGGTTCTGCGGGCCATCGAGCTTTTAGGGGGCGAGGTCCTGCCCCGGGTGCAAAGGGCCCTCGCTACACCCCCTGCCGCAGGATAG